From Coffea arabica cultivar ET-39 chromosome 10e, Coffea Arabica ET-39 HiFi, whole genome shotgun sequence, one genomic window encodes:
- the LOC113712947 gene encoding uncharacterized protein, producing the protein MRSKARQQNRFLRIITYPARALGKARDFYVRSITSCSDNFGHGTLVMGMPSSNYSASLPRSYSANSSASTDVNDDLRELIRAASTRTSSDNIDINCLYLQQLIMKQQMSNSVAGPKSMPLRSCSVGMGKIDEENPSVFASEDSANNMKPKDAYPRSRSHAVNRRSVVF; encoded by the coding sequence ATGAGGAGCAAAGCAAGACAACAGAACAGATTCTTGAGGATCATCACATATCCAGCCAGGGCTTTAGGaaaagcaagggatttttacgtGAGAAGCATTACAAGTTGCAGTGATAATTTCGGCCACGGAACCCTTGTCATGGGCATGCCCTCATCAAACTACTCGGCGAGTTTGCCAAGGAGTTATAGTGCTAATTCATCAGCGTCGACTGATGTTAACGATGATTTAAGAGAGCTGATTAGAGCTGCTTCAACGAGGACTTCATCCGATAATATTGACATCAATTGCTTGTACCTGCAACAACTAATTATGAAGCAGCAAATGTCAAACTCGGTCGCTGGACCAAAAAGTATGCCACTAAGAAGTTGCAGTGTCGGCATGGGAAAGATTGATGAAGAAAACCCTTCTGTTTTTGCATCTGAAGACAGCGCGAATAATATGAAGCCAAAAGACGCGTATCCAAGAAGCAGAAGCCATGCTGTTAATAGGAGGAGTGTTGTCTTCTGA